One genomic window of Leptospira paudalimensis includes the following:
- a CDS encoding alpha/beta fold hydrolase: MKGKFINASALKDFGKFYDYKGNSIFYGTLGEGEPLLLLHGYPFNSYDWNWVMEDLSKQYKLVFIDLMGMGFSDKPQNHTYSFEEYVDMINSLIKKLNIRKIRILAHDLAVSVVEEMLVKIESLDFEILSVAFMNGGLFTDVYQPRMIQRLLSQSPNVIGKYLSKNLKRNSIENSLKKMFGPETGPNSELLNEYWNILNYHQGKDIAYLIGRLVFDKVKYQDQWIKTLKNTKVPFCYICGPMDPNSGVHMAERFKKEYPFASVYFLSSKIGHWPQVEAPKEVISALMLFHKELNANNNLQEK, encoded by the coding sequence ATGAAAGGTAAGTTTATAAATGCTTCAGCTCTGAAAGATTTTGGTAAATTCTACGATTACAAAGGTAACTCTATATTCTATGGGACATTAGGAGAAGGGGAACCACTTCTATTGTTGCATGGTTATCCATTTAACAGTTATGATTGGAATTGGGTAATGGAAGATTTATCAAAACAGTATAAACTGGTATTTATCGATTTGATGGGTATGGGATTTTCCGATAAACCACAAAACCATACCTATTCATTTGAAGAATATGTCGATATGATCAATTCTTTAATCAAAAAGTTAAACATTAGAAAGATACGAATTTTAGCACATGATTTAGCTGTAAGTGTCGTTGAAGAAATGTTGGTAAAAATTGAAAGTTTGGATTTTGAAATTCTATCTGTTGCATTTATGAATGGTGGTTTGTTTACTGATGTGTATCAACCTAGAATGATCCAAAGATTGTTATCTCAATCACCTAATGTTATTGGGAAGTATTTAAGTAAAAATTTAAAAAGGAATTCGATTGAGAATTCATTAAAGAAAATGTTTGGACCCGAAACAGGTCCAAATTCTGAATTATTAAATGAATATTGGAATATACTGAATTATCATCAAGGAAAAGATATAGCATATTTAATTGGTCGCTTGGTCTTTGATAAAGTTAAATACCAAGACCAATGGATTAAAACACTTAAAAATACTAAAGTTCCTTTTTGTTATATTTGTGGTCCAATGGATCCTAATTCTGGAGTCCATATGGCAGAACGATTTAAAAAAGAATATCCATTTGCTTCAGTATACTTTTTATCTAGTAAAATTGGTCATTGGCCTCAGGTGGAAGCACCAAAGGAAGTAATCTCAGCATTGATGTTATTTCATAAAGAATTAAATGCAAACAACAATCTACAGGAAAAATGA
- a CDS encoding NAD(P)H-dependent oxidoreductase, with protein sequence MQNKKILIILGHPNPNSYCAKLADSYFQSAKSSGFDVQFIKLNELKFDYNLKFGYDKTYKQQLEPDILLSQTLIQNADHLVFVYPSWWASMPAILKAWIDRVFLPGFAFSYQKRSPLPKQLLKGKTARIMITMDAPTWYYKWFNRSPGVQLLKQGTLEFCGFKQVKVTYFDQIRFRKLEKLNQFILKSEKLGAMGA encoded by the coding sequence ATGCAAAATAAAAAAATTCTGATTATATTAGGGCATCCAAATCCTAATTCATATTGTGCCAAACTCGCTGATTCCTATTTCCAATCTGCCAAGAGTTCTGGATTTGATGTTCAATTCATAAAGTTAAATGAACTTAAATTCGATTATAATCTAAAATTTGGGTATGATAAAACATATAAACAACAGTTAGAACCTGATATTTTATTGAGTCAAACATTGATTCAAAATGCAGATCATCTTGTATTTGTTTATCCAAGTTGGTGGGCTAGTATGCCAGCCATTTTAAAAGCGTGGATTGATAGAGTATTCTTACCAGGTTTTGCTTTTTCATATCAAAAACGTTCTCCACTCCCCAAACAATTGCTTAAAGGAAAAACCGCTAGAATCATGATTACGATGGATGCACCAACTTGGTATTACAAATGGTTCAACCGAAGTCCAGGAGTTCAGTTATTAAAACAAGGTACCTTAGAGTTTTGCGGATTTAAACAAGTGAAAGTTACATATTTTGATCAAATTAGATTTAGAAAATTGGAAAAGTTAAATCAATTCATATTAAAATCGGAGAAACTAGGTGCGATGGGAGCTTAA
- a CDS encoding DUF1554 domain-containing protein — protein sequence MFIFAKTNQFFLSTLLIFSLLSCENETFNNACDTKSKSYFETSILAASLGDKRHPCYPDFTIVNQPGLNVSSQFITLSEAGGNASVGTSSTVQMYLGSEPKENVIVQVIISNGSYVTPSQTFFTFTKSNWSVFQNLTLTAMNDTNINDTRTVSVRLVPSSTDSSFRLEERIIQVEVSDNDKIIFLTSVGQTGAMGGIIGVDNLCQSQVNCPVGKICKALVGDSFNSLRRASVTASVGDGQVDWVLKPFASYYRLNRTDLIGTTTSASLFTFNLSFSISGSSSTIWTGLNPDWTNNSNSCSGWTLTSGNGYGGDSGSSTSTSLGFNTFGCSSSLLFYCVEQ from the coding sequence TTGTTCATATTTGCGAAAACAAATCAATTCTTTTTATCTACACTCTTAATCTTTTCATTGTTATCTTGTGAAAATGAAACTTTTAATAATGCATGTGATACAAAATCAAAATCTTATTTTGAAACTTCAATCTTAGCAGCGTCCCTTGGCGATAAACGTCACCCATGTTATCCTGACTTTACCATTGTAAACCAACCTGGATTAAATGTAAGCAGTCAATTTATCACCTTATCCGAAGCTGGTGGTAATGCTTCGGTAGGAACTTCCTCTACAGTTCAAATGTATTTAGGTAGTGAACCGAAAGAAAATGTAATTGTTCAAGTAATCATTAGTAATGGATCCTACGTAACACCTTCCCAAACATTTTTTACATTCACAAAATCAAATTGGAGTGTTTTCCAAAATTTAACACTCACTGCAATGAATGATACAAACATCAACGACACAAGAACTGTATCCGTAAGATTGGTGCCAAGTTCCACGGATTCCTCCTTTCGTCTTGAAGAAAGAATCATACAAGTTGAGGTTTCCGATAATGATAAGATTATATTCCTTACTAGCGTTGGACAAACTGGAGCTATGGGTGGTATCATCGGTGTAGATAACTTATGTCAGTCCCAAGTAAATTGCCCAGTAGGTAAAATTTGTAAAGCACTTGTAGGTGATAGTTTTAATTCATTACGAAGAGCTTCCGTAACTGCAAGTGTAGGAGATGGTCAAGTTGATTGGGTATTAAAACCATTTGCTTCCTATTATCGATTGAACCGCACCGATTTAATCGGGACAACAACAAGTGCATCATTGTTTACATTTAACTTATCATTTTCTATTTCTGGATCCAGTTCTACGATTTGGACAGGTTTGAATCCTGATTGGACTAATAATTCTAACTCATGTTCAGGTTGGACTTTAACATCAGGGAATGGATACGGCGGAGACAGTGGTAGTAGTACGTCGACATCATTGGGATTTAATACTTTTGGGTGTAGCAGTTCTTTGTTATTTTATTGTGTCGAACAATAG
- a CDS encoding NADPH-dependent FMN reductase: MNNKKPIILAISGGISATSYNRKILNTLKTNYKQDCDMIIYDKIVNFPFFDSGISEEKTPGIVKDFLGEVKRADGILICSPEYVFSIPGVLKNALEWAVSSVVFTDKPVAVITAASVGQKAHESLLLVLKTIGAKLTDDTNVLISGVKGKVSPEGQIQDEGTETTLQKLMITFLKSLQ, encoded by the coding sequence ATGAATAACAAAAAACCTATCATACTCGCAATATCAGGTGGCATCAGTGCAACATCGTATAACAGAAAAATACTAAATACACTGAAAACTAATTATAAGCAAGATTGTGATATGATCATTTACGATAAAATTGTCAATTTTCCATTTTTTGATTCTGGAATTTCGGAAGAGAAAACTCCTGGCATTGTAAAGGATTTTTTGGGTGAGGTCAAACGTGCAGATGGAATTCTAATTTGTTCGCCTGAATATGTTTTTAGTATACCTGGTGTCCTAAAAAATGCATTAGAGTGGGCTGTTTCATCTGTTGTGTTTACTGATAAACCAGTCGCTGTCATCACTGCTGCATCGGTTGGTCAAAAGGCGCATGAATCGTTACTTTTGGTACTAAAAACAATCGGTGCCAAATTAACGGATGATACAAATGTACTCATCTCAGGAGTAAAAGGTAAAGTATCTCCAGAGGGACAAATTCAAGATGAAGGAACAGAAACTACACTTCAAAAGTTAATGATTACGTTTTTAAAATCTCTACAATAG